In Hallerella porci, one genomic interval encodes:
- a CDS encoding DDE-type integrase/transposase/recombinase, with protein sequence MKAYYQGIGRVADRNIVRRKRPEYSAKGPNQVWCWDITWLHSEVTGKYYYLYLIIDMYSRYIVGWSLHTKEDGKLAEMLFAETLQNIAPAKTYLCWSMRTTGNPCAARILNLCLKSCT encoded by the coding sequence ATGAAAGCTTATTATCAAGGCATAGGCAGAGTCGCCGACCGCAATATTGTGCGGCGTAAACGGCCTGAATATTCAGCGAAAGGACCGAACCAGGTCTGGTGTTGGGACATTACCTGGCTCCATTCCGAAGTGACCGGGAAGTACTATTACCTCTACTTGATTATCGACATGTATTCGAGGTACATCGTCGGATGGAGTCTGCATACAAAAGAAGATGGAAAACTGGCGGAGATGCTCTTTGCGGAGACTCTACAAAATATTGCCCCGGCGAAAACGTATCTCTGTTGGTCCATGCGGACAACGGGAAACCCATGCGCAGCAAGGATCTTAAATCTTTGTTTGAAAAGCTGCACGTGA
- a CDS encoding type II toxin-antitoxin system YafQ family toxin: MSEEKYKYQIRATTKFKKAAKLAAKRGKDTQKLKDIVEKLAKGEPLDPALRDHSLSGNWVNHRELHIEPDWLLIYRIEENILVLELVDTGSHSDLFKK; encoded by the coding sequence ATGAGCGAAGAAAAATACAAGTATCAAATCCGAGCGACAACAAAGTTCAAGAAAGCGGCAAAACTCGCCGCCAAGCGTGGCAAAGACACGCAGAAACTCAAGGATATTGTCGAAAAACTGGCGAAGGGCGAACCCCTTGACCCAGCATTGCGCGACCACTCCCTTTCAGGGAACTGGGTCAACCACAGGGAATTGCATATTGAACCTGATTGGCTCCTTATATACAGAATAGAAGAGAACATTCTTGTTCTTGAATTAGTAGACACAGGTTCGCATTCAGACTTATTCAAGAAATAA
- a CDS encoding terminase gpP N-terminus-related DNA-binding protein, protein MSRKTTDTTLRDSFLERIKKPGCPSVKTIAEEMNLPKATLYSWIAAERQRKRQGVSMSKKSAKRSALTKFSLVAKSEGMTPEELEKFCAENGVSFAELQSWRDLSLSAMENSGDGNVMSVKQHEDEVAKLKAELARKEKALAEAAALLILQKKTSAILGPEK, encoded by the coding sequence ATGTCCAGAAAAACTACCGATACAACACTCAGGGATTCATTTCTTGAGCGAATAAAGAAGCCGGGATGCCCGTCTGTCAAGACCATCGCCGAAGAAATGAACCTGCCAAAAGCTACATTGTACTCATGGATTGCTGCGGAACGGCAACGCAAACGTCAGGGAGTCTCCATGAGCAAGAAATCGGCAAAAAGATCCGCACTCACCAAGTTCAGCCTCGTCGCAAAATCTGAGGGCATGACACCCGAGGAACTCGAAAAGTTCTGTGCCGAAAACGGGGTTTCTTTTGCAGAACTCCAGTCCTGGAGAGACCTTTCTCTTTCCGCGATGGAGAACTCTGGTGACGGAAACGTGATGTCCGTAAAACAGCATGAGGATGAAGTTGCCAAGCTCAAGGCGGAACTTGCACGCAAGGAAAAAGCACTTGCCGAAGCAGCCGCACTCCTGATTCTTCAAAAAAAAACTTCGGCAATATTGGGACCGGAAAAGTAG
- a CDS encoding type II toxin-antitoxin system RelB/DinJ family antitoxin — protein MSTEVTNIRLDRELKKEATELFNDLGLTLSQAFTVFLKQSLLHHGLPFAVTRPPSKELLAAIDEGEKIAHDPNAKTYSTPQELWDELGI, from the coding sequence ATGAGTACCGAAGTAACAAATATCCGACTGGACCGCGAACTGAAAAAAGAGGCGACCGAATTATTCAACGATCTGGGGCTAACCCTATCGCAAGCCTTTACCGTTTTCCTGAAACAGTCGCTGTTGCATCACGGGCTCCCCTTTGCCGTTACCCGGCCTCCTTCCAAGGAACTCCTTGCAGCCATCGATGAGGGCGAAAAAATCGCCCACGACCCGAATGCCAAAACGTATTCGACACCGCAGGAACTTTGGGACGAGCTGGGAATATGA